The following is a genomic window from Pseudomonas sp. FP2335.
GAGCTCTTAAAGCAAAGGCGCCAGACGATTAATCTGGCGCCTTTTCAAAATATGGGGTGGACGAAGGGGATCGAACCCTCGACAACGGGAGTCACAATCCCGTGCTCTACCAACTGAGCTACGCCCACCATCTAACACTACTTGTGCCAAAGCTGCCTAATGGCGCACCCGGCAGGACTCGAACCTGCGACCATCCGCTTAGAAGGCGGATGCTCTATCCAGCTGAGCTACGGGCGCCTTATTAATCTGTACTCTTGGAGGATTACAAACTAAGTGCTTCCAGCCTTGCAGAACAACACTCTATTCTGCTCGACCTTCTTAACCAGTGCTAGGCTGTGCCCGACAAGTGCGACGAATAGTATAGACGCCCCGGAAAGCCGTCAAATCTTTTTTGAAAAAAATTCATTTTATTTAAGGGGTTAGGGCAATTTGCAGACCAAGCGCCTTTGCCCTCACGCTGTGGCATGCGAGAATGCGCACACATTTCTTCCCCCTCTCGATGGTTAATCACGCGTAATGACTGCACAACTTATCGACGGCAAATCAATCGCCGCCAGCCTGCGCCAGCAGATCGCCAAACGCGTCACCGAGCGTAGCCAGCAAGGCCTGCGCACGCCTGGCCTCGCGGTGATCCTGGTCGGCAGCGATCCTGCCTCTCAGGTTTATGTCTCGCACAAGCGTAAAGACTGTGAAGAGGTCGGCTTTATTTCCAAGGCCTACGACTTGCCTTCCGACACCACCCAACAGGCCCTGACCGACCTGATCGACAGCCTTAATGACGACCCGGCAATGGACGGCATCCTGCTGCAATTGCCGCTGCCCGAGCACCTGGACGCGTCCAAGCTGCTGGAGCGTATCCGCCCGGACAAGGACGTCGACGGCTTCCACCCCTATAACGTCGGCCGCCTGGCCCAGCGCATCCCGCTGCTGCGCCCTTGCACCCCCAAAGGCATCATGACCCTGCTGGAAAGCACCGGTGTCGACCTGTACGGTCTGGACGCCGTAGTCGTGGGCGCCTCCAATATCGTAGGTCGCCCAA
Proteins encoded in this region:
- the folD gene encoding bifunctional methylenetetrahydrofolate dehydrogenase/methenyltetrahydrofolate cyclohydrolase FolD, producing MTAQLIDGKSIAASLRQQIAKRVTERSQQGLRTPGLAVILVGSDPASQVYVSHKRKDCEEVGFISKAYDLPSDTTQQALTDLIDSLNDDPAMDGILLQLPLPEHLDASKLLERIRPDKDVDGFHPYNVGRLAQRIPLLRPCTPKGIMTLLESTGVDLYGLDAVVVGASNIVGRPMAMELLLAGCTVTVTHRFTKDLAGHVGRADLVVVAAGKPGLVKGEWIKQGAIVIDVGINRQEDGKLVGDVVYDTALPRAGWITPVPGGVGPMTRACLLENTLYAAETLHS